The following proteins are co-located in the Telopea speciosissima isolate NSW1024214 ecotype Mountain lineage chromosome 9, Tspe_v1, whole genome shotgun sequence genome:
- the LOC122638953 gene encoding acridone synthase 2-like, which produces MAKPPVDFRSRLSPAQSPSEKTIFADGATTLIVGADLDTSVELSFFQLFSAGSRILPDSDDMVEGYLHQTGLSISLFKDVAKTIFGNIRKCLEEAFNKIDINDWNSIFWVSHPGGLAILDLIEVTLGLKEDKLKASRKVLIEYGNMSSPTVMFIMDEIRNKSMKEGKATTGEGFDWGVLLGFGPGLTVETITFRSITQAC; this is translated from the exons ATGGCAAAACCACCAGTTGATTTTCGATCGAGGCTATCACCGGCTCAATCACCATCAGAGAAG ACAATCTTTGCAGATGGCGCAACAACTTTAATAGTTGGTGCAGACCTTGACACGTCAGTTGAGCTTTCATTTTTCCAACTCTTCTCAGCAGGATCTCGAATTCTCCCAGACTCGGATGATATGGTTGAAGGCTACTTGCATCAAACGGGTCTTTCAATCAGCTTATTCAAGGATGTAGCCAAAACTATTTTTGGGAACATCAGAAAATGCTTGGAGGAAGCATTCAACAAGATTGATATTAATGATTGGAATTCCATTTTTTGGGTGTCTCACCCTGGTGGTCTGGCAATTTTGGACCTGATTGAAGTGACCCTTGGTTTGAAGGAGGATAAATTGAAGGCATCAAGGAAAGTGTTGATCGAATATGGTAATATGTCAAGCCCCACTGTGATGTTCATTATGGATGAGATAAGGAATAAATCTATGAAGGAAGGAAAAGCCACAACTGGAGAAGGTTTTGATTGGGGTgtgctattagggtttggaccgGGTCTAACTGTAGAGACAATCACCTTCCGTAGCATAACCCAGGCTTGCTGA
- the LOC122639731 gene encoding chalcone synthase 2-like encodes MGSVGEIYEAQHTQGPATVLAIGTANPSNCVYQPDFPDFYFRSTKSEHMTELKEKFKRICDRSTIIKRHLYMTEEMIEENPDFYNSMAPTLDARQDIMVVEVPKLAKEAALKAINEWGQPKSKITHIVFTTISGVDAPGADFQLIKLLGLSPTVKRVMMYHLGCYGGGSVLRVAKDLAENNKGARVLVVCSELNSVSGFKGPTETDFHTLLGQAIFADGAAALIVGADPDTSIERPLFQLFSAGSRILPDSDDMVEGHLRQTGLSISLSKDVAKTISGNIGKCLEEAFNNIGINDWNSIFWVSHPGGPAILDLIEVTLGLKEEKLKASRKVLSEYGNMSSPTVMFILDEMRNKSMKEGKATTGEGFDWGVLLGFGPGLTVETIILRSITQAC; translated from the coding sequence ATGGGATCAGTTGGAGAAATCTATGAAGCACAACACACCCAGGGTCCAGCCACAGTATTGGCCATCGGCACAGCAAATCCATCCAACTGTGTCTATCAACCTGATTTCCCAGATTTCTACTTCAGATCCACAAAGAGTGAGCACATGACTGAATTGAAGGAGAAGTTCAAGCGAATCTGTGACAGATCAACAATTATAAAAAGGCATCTCTATATGACTGAGGAAATGATCGAGGAGAACCCCGACTTCTACAATTCCATGGCTCCAACACTTGATGCTCGCCAAGATATTATGGTTGTTGAGGTTCCCAAGTTGGCTAAAGAAGCAGCTTTAAAAGCCATTAATGAGTGGGGGCAGCCCAAATCAAAGATCACTCACATTGTATTCACTACCATTTCTGGTGTCGATGCACCTGGTGCCGACTTTCAACTCATCAAGCTTCTTGGCCTTTCACCGACGGTCAAACGTGTCATGATGTATCATCTAGGCTGCTATGGTGGTGGCAGTGTCCTCCGTGTTGCCAAAGACCTTGCTGAGAATAATAAAGGTGCTCGTGTCCTTGTTGTTTGCTCCGAGTTAAACTCGGTTAGTGGCTTCAAGGGACCTACCGAGACCGACTTCCACACTTTACTTGGGCAGGCAATCTTTGCAGACGGCGCGGCAGCTTTAATAGTTGGTGCAGACCCTGACACATCAATTGAGCGCCCACTTTTCCAACTCTTCTCGGCAGGATCTCGAATTCTCCCAGACTCGGATGATATGGTCGAAGGTCACTTGCGTCAAACGGGTCTTTCAATCAGCTTATCCAAGGATGTAGCCAAAACTATTTCTGGGAACATCGGAAAATGCTTGGAGGAAGCATTCAACAATATTGGTATTAATGATTGGAACTCCATTTTTTGGGTGTCTCACCCTGGTGGTCCAGCAATTTTGGATCTGATTGAAGTGACCCTTGGTTTGAAGGAGGAGAAACTGAAGGCATCAAGGAAAGTGTTGAGCGAATATGGTAATATGTCAAGTCCCACTGTGATGTTCATTTTGGATGAGATGAGGAATAAGTCTATGAAGGAAGGGAAAGCCACAACTGGAGAAGGGTTTGATTGGGGTgtgctattagggtttggaccaGGTCTAACTGTAGAGACAATCATCTTACGTAGCATAACCCAAGCTTGCTGA
- the LOC122639736 gene encoding chalcone synthase-like, whose product MGSVGEIYEAQRTQGPATVLAIGTANPSNCVYQPDFPDFYFRSTKSEHMTELKEKFKRICDRSTIRKRHLYMTEEMIEENPNFYNSMAPTLDARQDIMVVEVPKLAKEAALKAINEWGQPKSKITHIVFTTISGVDAPGADFQLVKLLGLSPTVKRVMMYHLGCYGGGSVLRVAKDLAENNKGARVLVVCSELNSVSGFKGPTETDFHTLLGQAIFADGAAALIVGANPDTSVERPLFQLFSAGSRILPDSDDMVEGHLRQTGLSISLSMDVAKTISGNIGKCLEEAFNKIGINDWNSIFWVSHPGGPAILDLIEVTLGLKEEKLKASRKVLSEYGNMSSPTVMFILDEMRNKSMKEGKATSWRRV is encoded by the coding sequence ATGGGATCAGTTGGAGAAATCTATGAAGCACAACGCACCCAGGGTCCAGCCACAGTACTGGCCATCGGCACAGCAAATCCATCCAACTGTGTCTATCAACCTGATTTCCCAGATTTCTACTTCAGATCCACAAAGAGTGAGCACATGACTGAATTGAAGGAGAAGTTCAAGCGAATCTGTGACAGATCAACAATTAGAAAAAGGCATCTCTACATGACAGAAGAAATGATCGAGGAGAACCCCAACTTCTACAACTCCATGGCTCCAACACTTGATGCTCGCCAAGATATTATGGTTGTTGAGGTTCCCAAGTTGGCTAAAGAAGCAGCTTTGAAAGCCATTAATGAGTGGGGGCAGCCCAAATCAAAGATCACCCACATTGTATTCACTACCATTTCTGGTGTTGATGCACCTGGTGCCGACTTTCAACTCGTCAAGCTTCTTGGCCTTTCACCGACCGTCAAACGTGTGATGATGTATCATCTAGGCTGCTATGGTGGTGGCAGTGTCCTCCGTGTTGCCAAAGACCTTGCTGAGAACAATAAAGGTGCTCGTGTCCTCGTTGTTTGCTCCGAGTTAAACTCGGTTAGTGGCTTTAAGGGACCTACCGAGACCGACTTCCACACCTTACTTGGGCAGGCAATCTTTGCAGATGGCGCGGCAGCTTTAATAGTTGGTGCAAACCCTGACACATCAGTTGAGCGTccacttttccaactcttttcAGCAGGATCTCGAATTCTCCCCGACTCGGATGATATGGTTGAAGGCCACTTGCGTCAAACGGGTCTTTCAATCAGCTTATCCATGGATGTAGCCAAAACTATTTCTGGGAACATCGGAAAATGCTTGGAGGAAGCATTCAACAAGATTGGTATTAATGATTGGAACTCCATTTTTTGGGTGTCTCACCCTGGTGGTCCGGCAATTTTGGATCTGATTGAAGTGACCCTTGGTTTGAAGGAGGAGAAACTGAAGGCATCAAGGAAAGTGTTGAGCGAATATGGTAATATGTCAAGTCCCACTGTGATGTTCATTTTGGATGAGATGAGGAATAAGTCTATGAAGGAAGGGAAAGCCACAAGCTGGAGAAGGGTTTGA
- the LOC122639735 gene encoding chalcone synthase-like, which produces MGSVGEIYEAQHTQGPATVLAIGTANPSNCVYQPDFPDFYFRSTKSEHMTELKEKFKRICDRSTIIKRHLYMTEEMIEENPDFYNSMAPTLDARQDIMVVEVPKLAKEAALKAINEWGQPKSKITHIVFTTISGVDAPGADFQLIKLLGLSPTVKRVMMYHLGCYGGGSVLRVAKDLAENNKGARVLVVCSELNSVSGFKGPTETDFHTLLGQAIFADGAAALIVGADPNTSIERPLFQLFSAGSRILPDSDDMVEGHLRQTGLSISLSKDVAKTISGNIEKCLEEAFNEIGINDWNSIFWVSHPGGPAILDLIEVTLGLKEEKLKASRKVLSEYGNMSSPTVMFILDEMRNKSMKEGKATTGEGFDWGVLLGFGPGLIRDNHLA; this is translated from the coding sequence ATGGGATCAGTTGGAGAAATCTATGAAGCACAACACACCCAGGGTCCAGCCACAGTATTGGCCATCGGCACAGCAAATCCATCCAACTGTGTCTACCAACCTGATTTCCCAGATTTCTACTTCAGATCCACAAAGAGTGAGCACATGACTGAATTGAAGGAGAAGTTCAAGCGAATCTGTGACAGATCAACAATTATAAAAAGGCATCTCTATATGACTGAGGAAATGATCGAGGAGAACCCCGACTTCTACAATTCCATGGCTCCAACACTTGATGCTCGCCAAGATATTATGGTTGTTGAGGTTCCCAAGTTGGCTAAAGAAGCAGCTTTAAAAGCCATTAATGAGTGGGGGCAGCCCAAATCAAAGATCACTCACATTGTATTCACTACCATTTCTGGTGTCGATGCACCTGGTGCCGACTTTCAACTCATCAAGCTTCTTGGCCTTTCACCGACGGTCAAACGTGTCATGATGTATCATCTAGGCTGCTATGGTGGTGGCAGTGTCCTCCGTGTTGCCAAAGACCTTGCTGAGAATAATAAAGGTGCTCGTGTCCTCGTTGTTTGCTCCGAGTTAAACTCGGTTAGTGGCTTCAAGGGACCTACCGAGACCGACTTCCACACTTTACTTGGGCAGGCAATCTTTGCAGACGGCGCGGCAGCTTTAATAGTTGGTGCAGACCCTAACACATCAATTGAGCGTCCACTTTTCCAACTCTTCTCGGCAGGATCTCGAATTCTCCCAGACTCGGATGATATGGTCGAAGGCCACTTGCGTCAAACAGGTCTTTCAATCAGCTTATCCAAGGATGTAGCCAAAACTATTTCTGGGAACATCGAAAAATGCTTGGAGGAAGCATTCAACGAGATTGGTATTAATGACTGGAACTCCATATTCTGGGTGTCTCACCCTGGTGGTCCGGCAATTTTGGACCTGATTGAAGTGACCCTTGGTTTGAAGGAGGAGAAACTAAAGGCATCAAGGAAAGTGTTGAGCGAATATGGTAATATGTCAAGCCCCACTGTGATGTTCATTTTGGATGAGATGAGGAATAAATCTATGAAGGAAGGGAAAGCCACAACTGGAGAAGGGTTTGATTGGGGTgtgctattagggtttggaccgGGTCTAATCAGAGACAATCATCTTGCGTAG